The Clupea harengus chromosome 6, Ch_v2.0.2, whole genome shotgun sequence genome contains a region encoding:
- the madd gene encoding MAP kinase-activating death domain protein isoform X33: protein MEKKKMCPRLLDYLVVVGVRQPSSDSVSQTPQLLRRYPLEDQPDFPLPPDVVFFCQPEGCLSIRQRRVSLRDDASFVFTLTDKDSGVTRYGICVNFYRSFQRGHHKPRPEGRGDKNAPTTEMGVEATEKSEVSSAEEADLVPPAGEAVHAKSPQPKRGVRAAPRNRNSTLTSLCILSHYPFFSTFRECLYILKRMVDCCSQRLNQRAGLPKGTQRDTMWRMFTGALSTEEKEKGSQLLQDLREIESWVYRLLRSPVPVAGQRRVDVEVLPHEMQPALTFALPDSSRFCMVDFPLHLPLELLGVDGCLLVLSCILLEHKVVLQSRDYNALSMSVMAFVSMIYPLEYMFPVIPLLPTCMASAEQLLLAPTPYIIGVPASFFLYKADFRMPDDVWLVDLDCNKVLRPTNAEILPPLPEPESSELKKHLKQALASMSLNTQPILNLEKFQEGQELPLLPPGRDKASPSSTEFNPLIYGNDVDSVDVATRVAMVRFFNSPNVLQGFQMHTRTLRLFPRPVVAFQATSFLASRPRRSCFADKLSHTQAVEYYGEWALNPTNLAFQRIHNNVFDPSLIGDKPKWYAHQLQPVFYRVYDGSSQLAEALSGPLEDEANDSDPTDDSGSDSEGYDDSSSSYSSLGDFVNEMIKGDISGDTPNVDPPCHAALGDASEVEFHDFQEYKVEEGVEPEPEGEGLPEASEGQPLRSSSSTTASSSPSTIIQGVNHEQPDPAEIEASASAALKNAVPGLASQPFARPAPDPASTDPANKKKDYDNPYFEPQYGFPVEEDADSEEQEESYTPRFNQNLNGNKPQRPLRPSSLKLPGESDGEGDSRNSSPNSTISNNSGDGFGGLMSFASNLYKNHGTSFSLSNLALPNKAAREKATPFPSLKVFGLNSLMEIITEVGPGSGEGARGPRALVDQKSSVIKHSPTVKRESPSPQGRANNTSENQQFLKEVVQSVLDGQGVGWLNMKKVRRLLENEQLRVFVLSKLNRAVQSEEDARQEVIGDVEISRKVYKGMLDLLKCTVSSLEHSYTNAGLGGMASVFSLLEIARTHYQTKEPEKRKRSPMEGASSPGSKESPSGRMEGARAAGVLLVPRLQLHPPSATGKGPHHFDTRSLNEENFIASIELWSKHQDNRKQNALEKEQRAEGAKKSGEGGDTEEKRSQISADSGLSVTSGSQKSDTESVASSEPPALTRSTSQDSEASTVSNSSGETLGADSDLSSTAGDGLGARPAPHLNLSRGTLSDSEIETNPATSAVFGKTHKLKPGPKEPARVMAKGGPAPPLEDVSMRIYLCEGLLGRDKSSVWDQLEDAAMETFSLSKERSTLWDQVQFWEDAFLDAVMLEREGMGMDQGPHEMIDRYLSLGDHDRKRLEDDEDRLLATLLHNMIAYMLMMKVTQNDVRKKVRRLMGKSHIGLTYSQEINDILDRLNNLNGRELPIRPSGSRHIKKQTFVVHAGTDTTGDIFFMEVCDDCIVLRSNIGTVYERWWYEKLINMTYCPKTKVLCLWRRNGQETQLNKFYTKKCRELYYCVKDSMERAAARQQSIKPGPELGGEFPVQDMKSGEGGLLQVTLEGINLKFMHNQFLKLKKW, encoded by the exons CCCCCGCCTGCTGGACTACCTGGTGGTAGTCGGAGTCAG GCAGCCCAGCAGTGACAGCGTGTCTCAGACCCCACAGCTGCTGCGCCGCTACCCGCTGGAGGACCAGCCCGACTTCCCGCTGCCACCCGACGTGGTGTTCTTCTGCCAGCCCGAGGGCTGCCTGAGCATCCGCCAGCGGCGCGTCAGCCTTCGCGACGACGCCTCCTTTGTCTTCACGCTCACTGACAAGGACTCGGGTGTCACGCGCTACGGCATCTGTGTCAACTTCTACCGCTCTTTCCAGCGGGGACACCACAAGCCTCGGCCAGAGGGAAGAG GAGACAAGAATGCCCCGACAACCGAAATGGGTGTGGAAGCCACGGAAAAATCCGAGGTCTCCTCCGCCGAAGAGGCGGACTTGGTGCCCCCCGCGGGAGAGGCGGTCCACGCTAAGTCCCCCCAGCCCAAGCGCGGCGTTCGGGCGGCCCCTCGCAACCGCAACAGCACCCTGACTTCGCTGTGCATCCTCAGCCACTACCCCTTCTTCTCCACCTTCCGGGAATGTCTCTACATCCTCAAGCGGATGGTGGACTGCTGCAGCCAGAGGCTCAACCAGCGTGCCGGCCTGCCCAAGGGCACACAGAG gGACACCATGTGGCGCATGTTCACGGGGGCGCTCTCcacggaggagaaggagaaaggcagCCAGCTGCTGCAGGACCTGCGCGAGATCGAGTCGTGGGTGTACCGGCTGCTGCGCTCGCCCGTGCCCGTGGCGGGCCAGCGGCGCGTGGACGTGGAGGTGCTGCCGCACGAGATGCAGCCGGCGCTCACCTTCGCCCTGCCCGACTCCTCACGCTTCTGCATGGTGGACTTCCCCCTGCACCTGCCGCTGGAGCTGCTGGGCGTGGACGGCTGTCTGCTGGTGCTCAGCTGCATCCTGCTCGAGCacaag GTGGTGCTTCAGTCTCGGGACTATAATGCCCTGTCCATGAGCGTGATGGCGTTTGTGTCTATGATCTACCCTCTGGAGTACATGTTCCCAGTCATCCCACTGCTGCCCACGTGCATGGCCTCAGCTGAACAA CTTCTTCTTGCACCCACCCCCTACATCATTGGCGTTCCGGCCAGCTTCTTCCTGTACAAGGCTGATTTCAGGATGCCAGATGATGTGTGGCTAGTTGATCTTGACTGCAACAAG gTCCTCAGACCCACCAATGCGGAgatccttccccctctccctgagCCGGAGTCATCTGAGCTGAAGAAGCATCTGAAGCAG GCTCTGGCCAGCATGAGCCTCAACACCCAGCCCATCCTCAACCTGGAGAAGTTCCAGGAGGGCCAGGAGCTGCCGCTGCTCCCGCCGGGCCGGGACAAGGCCTCGCCGTCCTCCACCGAGTTCAACCCCCTCATCTACGGCAATGACGTGGACTCTGTGGATGTGGCCACCAG ggttgccatggtgaggTTCTTCAACTCGCCCAACGTTCTGCAGGGGTTCCAGATGCACACGCGCACGCTGCGCCTCTTCCCCCGACCCGTGGTTGCCTTCCAGGCCACGTCCTTCCTGGCCTCCCGGCCACGGCGTAGCTGCTTTGCCGACAAACTGTCGCACACGCAGGCCGTGGAGTACTACGGGGAGTGGGCCCTCAACCCCACCAATCTGGCCTTCCAGAGGATTCACAACA ATGTGTTTGATCCCTCTCTGATTGGGGACAAGCCCAAGTGGTACGCGCACCAGCTGCAGCCGGTGTTCTATCGCGTGTATGACGGCTCGTCTCAGCTGGCTGAGGCCTTGAGCGGGCCGTTGGAGGACGAGGCCAACGACTCCGACCCCACCGACGACAG tggcAGTGACAGTGAAGGCTATGATGACTCCAGCTCTTCTTACTCCTCCCTCGGGGACTTTGTGAATGAGATGATCAAAGGGGACATTTCGGGAGACACTCCAA ATGTGGATCCACCTTGCCACGCTGCGCTGGGGGACGCCAGTGAGGTGGAGTTCCACGACTTCCAGGAGTACAAGGTGGAGGAGGGCGTTGAGCCGGAGCCCGAGGGGGAGGGTCTGCCAGAGGCATCAGAGGGCCAGCCGCtgcgctccagctccagcaccacggccagctccagccccagcaccATCATCCAGGGGGTCAACCAC GAGCAGCCTGACCCTGCAGAGATTGAGGCATCTGCGAGTGCTGCCCTCAAGAACGCTGTCCCGGGATTGGCCAGCCAGCCTTTCGCACGCCCCGCCCCTGACCCCGCCTCCACAGACCCGGCCAATAAGAAGAAAGACTATGACAATCCTTACTTTGAGCCTCAGTATGGCTTCCCTGTGGAAGAGGATGCAGACAGCGAGGAACAGGAGGAAAGCTACACTCCCCGCTTCAACCAGAACCTCAACGGCAACAA GCCACAGCGCCCCCTGCGGCCCAGCAGCCTTAAGCTTCCGGGGGAGTCCGACGGCGAGGGAGATTCCCGCAACAGCTCGCCCAACTCCACCATCTCCAACAACAGCGGCGATGGATTTGGGGGCCTCATGTCCTTTGCCA GTAACCTGTACAAGAACCACGGCACAAGCTTCAGCCTCTCCAACCTGGCTCTGCCCAACAAGGCTGCTAGGGAGAAGGCCACCCCCTTCCCCAGCCTCAAAG TATTTGGGCTAAATTCTCTAATGGAGATTATAACAGAGGTCGGCCCGGGGAGCGGAGAAG GGGCTCGTGGTCCCAGAGCTCTGGTGGACCAGAAGTCCTCGGTCATCAAGCACAGCCCCACTGTAAAGAGGGAGTCTCCCTCCCCGCAGGGAAGAGCCAACAACACTAG CGAGAACCAGCAGTTCCTGAAGGAGGTGGTGCAGAGCGTGCTGGACGGCCAGGGAGTGGGCTGGCTCAACATGAAGAAGGTGCGCCGCCTGCTGGAGAACGAGCAGCTGCGCGTCTTTGTGCTCAGCAAGCTCAACCGCGCCGTCCAATCGGAGGAAGACGCCCGGCAGGAGGTCATCGGGGACGTG GAGATAAGCAGAAAGGTGTATAAGGGCATGCTGGACCTGCTGAAGTGTACGGTCTCCAGTCTGGAGCACTCCTACACCAACGCGGGCCTCGGGGGCATGGCCAGCGTGTTCAGCCTGCTGGAGATCGCACGCACCCACTACCAGACCAAAG AGCCCGAGAAGCGAAAGCGCAGCCCCATGGAGGGCGCCAGCAGCCCGGGCAGCAAGGAGAGCCCGTCGGGCCGCATGGAGGGCGCCCGGGCTGCCGGCGTGCTGCTGGTGCCCCGGCTCCAGCTCCACCCGCCCTCCGCCACCGGGAAGGGGCCCCACCACTTTGATACCCGCAGTCTGAACGAGGAGAATTTTATTGCCTCAATCG AATTGTGGAGCAAGCACCAGGATAACAGAAAGCAAAATGCTTTGGAAAAGGAACAGA GGGCTGAGGGGGCCAAGAAAAGTGGCGAGGGTGGCGACACGGAGGAGAAGAGGTCCCAGATCAGTGCTGACAGCGGCCTGAGCGTGACCTCTGGTTCACAG AAGAGCGATACCGAGTCTGTGGCCAGCTCTGAACCTCCAGCCCTAACCAGGAGCACCAGTCAGGACTCTGAGGCCAGCACA GTAAGCAACAGCTCAGGGGAGACCCTGGGAGCGGACAGCGACCTGAGCAGCACAGCAGGGGACGGTCTGGGAGCCCGGCCCGCCCCACACCTCAACCTCTCCAGGGGCACTCTCTCCGACAGCGAGATCGAGACCAACCCTGCCACCAGCGCCGTCTTT GGGAAGACCCATAAGCTGAAGCCAGGTCCGAAGGAGCCGGCGAGGGTCATGGCCAAAGGAGGGCCAGCACCTCCTCTGGAGGATGTCAGCATGAGGATCTACCTGTGCGAGGGGCTGCTGG GGCGGGACAAGAGCTCCGTCTGGGACCAACTGGAAGATGCCGCCATGGAGACCTTCTCTTTGA GCAAAGAGCGCTCCACTCTGTGGGACCAGGTGCAGTTCTGGGAGGATGCCTTCCTGGATGCAGTCAtgctggagagggagggcaTGGGCATGGACCAGGGCCCGCATGAGATGATTGACAG GTACCTGTCTCTGGGCGACCATGACAGAAAGCGCCTGGAGGATGACGAAGACCGGCTGTTAGCCACGCTACTGCACAACATGATTGCCTACATGCTGATGATGAAG gTGACCCAGAATGATGTTCGGAAGAAGGTGAGGCGTCTGATGGGAAAGTCTCACATTGGCCTGACTTACAGCCAGGAGATCAATGACATTCTAGACCGCCTCAATAACCTG AATGGTCGCGAGCTACCCATCAGGCCGAGCGGCAGCCGCCACATTAAGAAGCAGACGTTTGTGGTGCATGCTGGGACAGACACCACAGGGGACATCTTCTTCATGGAG GTCTGCGACGACTGCATCGTGCTGCGCAGCAACATCGGCACCGTCTACGAGCGCTGGTGGTACGAGAAGCTCATCAACATGACCTACTGTCCCAAGACCAAGGTGCTGTGCCTTTGGCGACGCAATGGCCAAGAGACTCAGCTCAACAAGTTCTACACTAAAAAG
- the madd gene encoding MAP kinase-activating death domain protein isoform X9, whose translation MEKKKMCPRLLDYLVVVGVRQPSSDSVSQTPQLLRRYPLEDQPDFPLPPDVVFFCQPEGCLSIRQRRVSLRDDASFVFTLTDKDSGVTRYGICVNFYRSFQRGHHKPRPEGRGDKNAPTTEMGVEATEKSEVSSAEEADLVPPAGEAVHAKSPQPKRGVRAAPRNRNSTLTSLCILSHYPFFSTFRECLYILKRMVDCCSQRLNQRAGLPKGTQRDTMWRMFTGALSTEEKEKGSQLLQDLREIESWVYRLLRSPVPVAGQRRVDVEVLPHEMQPALTFALPDSSRFCMVDFPLHLPLELLGVDGCLLVLSCILLEHKVVLQSRDYNALSMSVMAFVSMIYPLEYMFPVIPLLPTCMASAEQLLLAPTPYIIGVPASFFLYKADFRMPDDVWLVDLDCNKVLRPTNAEILPPLPEPESSELKKHLKQALASMSLNTQPILNLEKFQEGQELPLLPPGRDKASPSSTEFNPLIYGNDVDSVDVATRVAMVRFFNSPNVLQGFQMHTRTLRLFPRPVVAFQATSFLASRPRRSCFADKLSHTQAVEYYGEWALNPTNLAFQRIHNNVFDPSLIGDKPKWYAHQLQPVFYRVYDGSSQLAEALSGPLEDEANDSDPTDDSGSDSEGYDDSSSSYSSLGDFVNEMIKGDISGDTPNVDPPCHAALGDASEVEFHDFQEYKVEEGVEPEPEGEGLPEASEGQPLRSSSSTTASSSPSTIIQGVNHEQPDPAEIEASASAALKNAVPGLASQPFARPAPDPASTDPANKKKDYDNPYFEPQYGFPVEEDADSEEQEESYTPRFNQNLNGNKPQRPLRPSSLKLPGESDGEGDSRNSSPNSTISNNSGDGFGGLMSFASNLYKNHGTSFSLSNLALPNKAAREKATPFPSLKVFGLNSLMEIITEVGPGSGEGARGPRALVDQKSSVIKHSPTVKRESPSPQGRANNTSENQQFLKEVVQSVLDGQGVGWLNMKKVRRLLENEQLRVFVLSKLNRAVQSEEDARQEVIGDVEISRKVYKGMLDLLKCTVSSLEHSYTNAGLGGMASVFSLLEIARTHYQTKEPEKRKRSPMEGASSPGSKESPSGRMEGARAAGVLLVPRLQLHPPSATGKGPHHFDTRSLNEENFIASIELWSKHQDNRKQNALEKEQRAEGAKKSGEGGDTEEKRSQISADSGLSVTSGSQKSDTESVASSEPPALTRSTSQDSEASTVVSNSSGETLGADSDLSSTAGDGLGARPAPHLNLSRGTLSDSEIETNPATSAVFGKTHKLKPGPKEPARVMAKGGPAPPLEDVSMRIYLCEGLLGRDKSSVWDQLEDAAMETFSLSKERSTLWDQVQFWEDAFLDAVMLEREGMGMDQGPHEMIDRYLSLGDHDRKRLEDDEDRLLATLLHNMIAYMLMMKVTQNDVRKKVRRLMGKSHIGLTYSQEINDILDRLNNLNGRELPIRPSGSRHIKKQTFVVHAGTDTTGDIFFMEVCDDCIVLRSNIGTVYERWWYEKLINMTYCPKTKVLCLWRRNGQETQLNKFYTKKCRELYYCVKDSMERAAARQQSIKPGPELGGEFPVQDMKSGEGGLLQVTLEGINLKFMHNQVFIELKHIKKCNTVKGVFVLEEFVPETKEVVIHKYKTPMAHQICYSVLCLFSYVAAVKGKEAEGKPKLLSPRPLAS comes from the exons CCCCCGCCTGCTGGACTACCTGGTGGTAGTCGGAGTCAG GCAGCCCAGCAGTGACAGCGTGTCTCAGACCCCACAGCTGCTGCGCCGCTACCCGCTGGAGGACCAGCCCGACTTCCCGCTGCCACCCGACGTGGTGTTCTTCTGCCAGCCCGAGGGCTGCCTGAGCATCCGCCAGCGGCGCGTCAGCCTTCGCGACGACGCCTCCTTTGTCTTCACGCTCACTGACAAGGACTCGGGTGTCACGCGCTACGGCATCTGTGTCAACTTCTACCGCTCTTTCCAGCGGGGACACCACAAGCCTCGGCCAGAGGGAAGAG GAGACAAGAATGCCCCGACAACCGAAATGGGTGTGGAAGCCACGGAAAAATCCGAGGTCTCCTCCGCCGAAGAGGCGGACTTGGTGCCCCCCGCGGGAGAGGCGGTCCACGCTAAGTCCCCCCAGCCCAAGCGCGGCGTTCGGGCGGCCCCTCGCAACCGCAACAGCACCCTGACTTCGCTGTGCATCCTCAGCCACTACCCCTTCTTCTCCACCTTCCGGGAATGTCTCTACATCCTCAAGCGGATGGTGGACTGCTGCAGCCAGAGGCTCAACCAGCGTGCCGGCCTGCCCAAGGGCACACAGAG gGACACCATGTGGCGCATGTTCACGGGGGCGCTCTCcacggaggagaaggagaaaggcagCCAGCTGCTGCAGGACCTGCGCGAGATCGAGTCGTGGGTGTACCGGCTGCTGCGCTCGCCCGTGCCCGTGGCGGGCCAGCGGCGCGTGGACGTGGAGGTGCTGCCGCACGAGATGCAGCCGGCGCTCACCTTCGCCCTGCCCGACTCCTCACGCTTCTGCATGGTGGACTTCCCCCTGCACCTGCCGCTGGAGCTGCTGGGCGTGGACGGCTGTCTGCTGGTGCTCAGCTGCATCCTGCTCGAGCacaag GTGGTGCTTCAGTCTCGGGACTATAATGCCCTGTCCATGAGCGTGATGGCGTTTGTGTCTATGATCTACCCTCTGGAGTACATGTTCCCAGTCATCCCACTGCTGCCCACGTGCATGGCCTCAGCTGAACAA CTTCTTCTTGCACCCACCCCCTACATCATTGGCGTTCCGGCCAGCTTCTTCCTGTACAAGGCTGATTTCAGGATGCCAGATGATGTGTGGCTAGTTGATCTTGACTGCAACAAG gTCCTCAGACCCACCAATGCGGAgatccttccccctctccctgagCCGGAGTCATCTGAGCTGAAGAAGCATCTGAAGCAG GCTCTGGCCAGCATGAGCCTCAACACCCAGCCCATCCTCAACCTGGAGAAGTTCCAGGAGGGCCAGGAGCTGCCGCTGCTCCCGCCGGGCCGGGACAAGGCCTCGCCGTCCTCCACCGAGTTCAACCCCCTCATCTACGGCAATGACGTGGACTCTGTGGATGTGGCCACCAG ggttgccatggtgaggTTCTTCAACTCGCCCAACGTTCTGCAGGGGTTCCAGATGCACACGCGCACGCTGCGCCTCTTCCCCCGACCCGTGGTTGCCTTCCAGGCCACGTCCTTCCTGGCCTCCCGGCCACGGCGTAGCTGCTTTGCCGACAAACTGTCGCACACGCAGGCCGTGGAGTACTACGGGGAGTGGGCCCTCAACCCCACCAATCTGGCCTTCCAGAGGATTCACAACA ATGTGTTTGATCCCTCTCTGATTGGGGACAAGCCCAAGTGGTACGCGCACCAGCTGCAGCCGGTGTTCTATCGCGTGTATGACGGCTCGTCTCAGCTGGCTGAGGCCTTGAGCGGGCCGTTGGAGGACGAGGCCAACGACTCCGACCCCACCGACGACAG tggcAGTGACAGTGAAGGCTATGATGACTCCAGCTCTTCTTACTCCTCCCTCGGGGACTTTGTGAATGAGATGATCAAAGGGGACATTTCGGGAGACACTCCAA ATGTGGATCCACCTTGCCACGCTGCGCTGGGGGACGCCAGTGAGGTGGAGTTCCACGACTTCCAGGAGTACAAGGTGGAGGAGGGCGTTGAGCCGGAGCCCGAGGGGGAGGGTCTGCCAGAGGCATCAGAGGGCCAGCCGCtgcgctccagctccagcaccacggccagctccagccccagcaccATCATCCAGGGGGTCAACCAC GAGCAGCCTGACCCTGCAGAGATTGAGGCATCTGCGAGTGCTGCCCTCAAGAACGCTGTCCCGGGATTGGCCAGCCAGCCTTTCGCACGCCCCGCCCCTGACCCCGCCTCCACAGACCCGGCCAATAAGAAGAAAGACTATGACAATCCTTACTTTGAGCCTCAGTATGGCTTCCCTGTGGAAGAGGATGCAGACAGCGAGGAACAGGAGGAAAGCTACACTCCCCGCTTCAACCAGAACCTCAACGGCAACAA GCCACAGCGCCCCCTGCGGCCCAGCAGCCTTAAGCTTCCGGGGGAGTCCGACGGCGAGGGAGATTCCCGCAACAGCTCGCCCAACTCCACCATCTCCAACAACAGCGGCGATGGATTTGGGGGCCTCATGTCCTTTGCCA GTAACCTGTACAAGAACCACGGCACAAGCTTCAGCCTCTCCAACCTGGCTCTGCCCAACAAGGCTGCTAGGGAGAAGGCCACCCCCTTCCCCAGCCTCAAAG TATTTGGGCTAAATTCTCTAATGGAGATTATAACAGAGGTCGGCCCGGGGAGCGGAGAAG GGGCTCGTGGTCCCAGAGCTCTGGTGGACCAGAAGTCCTCGGTCATCAAGCACAGCCCCACTGTAAAGAGGGAGTCTCCCTCCCCGCAGGGAAGAGCCAACAACACTAG CGAGAACCAGCAGTTCCTGAAGGAGGTGGTGCAGAGCGTGCTGGACGGCCAGGGAGTGGGCTGGCTCAACATGAAGAAGGTGCGCCGCCTGCTGGAGAACGAGCAGCTGCGCGTCTTTGTGCTCAGCAAGCTCAACCGCGCCGTCCAATCGGAGGAAGACGCCCGGCAGGAGGTCATCGGGGACGTG GAGATAAGCAGAAAGGTGTATAAGGGCATGCTGGACCTGCTGAAGTGTACGGTCTCCAGTCTGGAGCACTCCTACACCAACGCGGGCCTCGGGGGCATGGCCAGCGTGTTCAGCCTGCTGGAGATCGCACGCACCCACTACCAGACCAAAG AGCCCGAGAAGCGAAAGCGCAGCCCCATGGAGGGCGCCAGCAGCCCGGGCAGCAAGGAGAGCCCGTCGGGCCGCATGGAGGGCGCCCGGGCTGCCGGCGTGCTGCTGGTGCCCCGGCTCCAGCTCCACCCGCCCTCCGCCACCGGGAAGGGGCCCCACCACTTTGATACCCGCAGTCTGAACGAGGAGAATTTTATTGCCTCAATCG AATTGTGGAGCAAGCACCAGGATAACAGAAAGCAAAATGCTTTGGAAAAGGAACAGA GGGCTGAGGGGGCCAAGAAAAGTGGCGAGGGTGGCGACACGGAGGAGAAGAGGTCCCAGATCAGTGCTGACAGCGGCCTGAGCGTGACCTCTGGTTCACAG AAGAGCGATACCGAGTCTGTGGCCAGCTCTGAACCTCCAGCCCTAACCAGGAGCACCAGTCAGGACTCTGAGGCCAGCACAGTG GTAAGCAACAGCTCAGGGGAGACCCTGGGAGCGGACAGCGACCTGAGCAGCACAGCAGGGGACGGTCTGGGAGCCCGGCCCGCCCCACACCTCAACCTCTCCAGGGGCACTCTCTCCGACAGCGAGATCGAGACCAACCCTGCCACCAGCGCCGTCTTT GGGAAGACCCATAAGCTGAAGCCAGGTCCGAAGGAGCCGGCGAGGGTCATGGCCAAAGGAGGGCCAGCACCTCCTCTGGAGGATGTCAGCATGAGGATCTACCTGTGCGAGGGGCTGCTGG GGCGGGACAAGAGCTCCGTCTGGGACCAACTGGAAGATGCCGCCATGGAGACCTTCTCTTTGA GCAAAGAGCGCTCCACTCTGTGGGACCAGGTGCAGTTCTGGGAGGATGCCTTCCTGGATGCAGTCAtgctggagagggagggcaTGGGCATGGACCAGGGCCCGCATGAGATGATTGACAG GTACCTGTCTCTGGGCGACCATGACAGAAAGCGCCTGGAGGATGACGAAGACCGGCTGTTAGCCACGCTACTGCACAACATGATTGCCTACATGCTGATGATGAAG gTGACCCAGAATGATGTTCGGAAGAAGGTGAGGCGTCTGATGGGAAAGTCTCACATTGGCCTGACTTACAGCCAGGAGATCAATGACATTCTAGACCGCCTCAATAACCTG AATGGTCGCGAGCTACCCATCAGGCCGAGCGGCAGCCGCCACATTAAGAAGCAGACGTTTGTGGTGCATGCTGGGACAGACACCACAGGGGACATCTTCTTCATGGAG GTCTGCGACGACTGCATCGTGCTGCGCAGCAACATCGGCACCGTCTACGAGCGCTGGTGGTACGAGAAGCTCATCAACATGACCTACTGTCCCAAGACCAAGGTGCTGTGCCTTTGGCGACGCAATGGCCAAGAGACTCAGCTCAACAAGTTCTACACTAAAAAG